In Schaalia sp. JY-X169, the following are encoded in one genomic region:
- a CDS encoding Ltp family lipoprotein translates to MTSQPEHSLPSRAQLHHGAPRQPWFKKLWVWVVVALAVVAVVTAVVLVNNARQVAPSQSGEQSGEVGESVVDPQQSDEGAQVQDPESSGGSEGDSATTNDSEDCDAAFAQAEYYAGTLYVSEAMAKSLLTTPDGDGFSADATSCAIERLDWDWGANAVEKARLLSEDPDLTAEDIYDLLTSEHGELFTPAQAEYAIAQLASQG, encoded by the coding sequence TTCGCGTGCACAACTGCACCATGGTGCCCCACGTCAACCCTGGTTCAAGAAGTTGTGGGTCTGGGTTGTCGTGGCGCTTGCGGTGGTGGCTGTGGTCACCGCGGTCGTCCTCGTCAACAATGCCCGCCAGGTCGCACCTTCGCAGAGTGGTGAGCAGTCAGGCGAAGTTGGGGAGTCAGTGGTTGATCCGCAGCAAAGTGACGAGGGCGCCCAAGTCCAAGATCCGGAGAGTAGCGGTGGGTCCGAGGGCGATTCCGCGACGACCAATGATTCAGAGGACTGTGACGCTGCCTTCGCGCAGGCCGAGTACTACGCGGGAACCCTCTATGTCAGTGAAGCAATGGCCAAGTCTCTCTTGACCACTCCTGATGGTGATGGGTTTAGCGCCGATGCGACATCGTGCGCGATTGAACGACTGGATTGGGACTGGGGTGCCAACGCTGTTGAGAAGGCGCGGTTGCTCAGTGAGGATCCAGACCTTACTGCGGAGGACATTTACGACCTGCTCACCAGTGAACACGGCGAACTCTTCACCCCCGCCCAGGCTGAGTACGCAATAGCGCAGCTCGCATCCCAGGGTTAG